The DNA sequence TGGCGCTGATCGGGCTCGGGGTCAGCGGGATCGGCGCCGTCCTCGGCCGGTGGCCGACCGCGATCGGCGTGATCGCCGTCGGCGGCGGCCTGTTCCTGCTCGGCTACGGCGCCATCGCCGTGCGGCGCGCGTTCCGGCCGGCGGTCCTGAATGTCGGCGACGAACGCACCCCGCTGCGCAAAGCTGTCCTCGCCTGCCTCGGCTTCACCTGGCTCAACCCGCACGTGTACCTCGACACGGTGCTGCTGCTCGGCTCGATCGCGGTCGCCCACGGCGACGGCCGCTGGCTCTTCGGCCTCGGCGCCTGCGTCGCGAGCGCGGTGTGGTTCAGCGCCCTGGGATTCGGCGCCCGCCGCCTGGCCGGGGTGTTCGCCCGGCCGGCGGCGTGGCGGGTCCTCGACGTCCTCATCGCAGTGACGATGACCGGCCTCGGCGTGTCGATGGTGCTCAGCCGCGTCTGATCACCCGATCACCACAGTTGGCCGCGGTCTTCGGCCGGCGGGCGCTCCAGCTCCAGCAGGAACTGCTTGCGCTTCAGGCCGCCCGCGTAGCCGGTGAGCTTGCCGTTCTTGCCGACGACGCGGTGGCACGCCACCAGGATGCTCAGCGGGTTGCGCCCGACCGCCGCGCCGACTTCGTGCGGCAGGCCGCCGACGGCCTTCGCCAGATCGCCGTACGTGGCCGTCTCGCCGTACGGGATCCGGTCGAGCGCGGCCCAGACCTCGCGTTGGAACTCGTCGCCCTCGGCGCGGGCCGGGACGTCGAACTTCGTGCGCTGCCCGGCGAAGTACTCCTTCAGCTGCCGGACGGCGTCCGGGAACGCCGTGTCGTCGCGCTCGCCGAACGTCGTGCGGTCCGGGTGGGTCCAGTGGTGCGGGAAGTACAGGCCGGTGACGACGCTGCCGTCGTCGTCGCCGACCAGGGTCAGCTCGCCGATCGGCGAGTCGATGATCGCGTGTTTCATCAGTTCTCCCACCTGCTGCCGTCGGCCCGCGCGCCACGCAGGCCGGGCGGCGGGCAGTCTTCGAGGGCGGCCGTGCCGACCGTCCGATGTGGACTCCACGACGTCGACGCCGCCAGCCGCCGGGCCATTCCGGCCCAGCCGGCCGGGGTCGCGCTGACGACCCAGACGTCCGGCTCGGGTGTCGCGAACCGCCGGGCCTGGCGCAGCCACGACGCCGCTGTTTCCGGCCACACCACCGTCGCCAGGACCAGCCCGCCCCACGCCGCGGCGATCCGTGCTCCGTCGGCCCTGGACCCCGCGTCGGCCGCGGTGCCGAGCACGATGTGCCGGGCCCGGCCCACCAGACGCACCACCGCGTCGAGTTCCGCGTCGGTCATGCCGCGTCGTGGAACACGAGCCCGAGCGTGTGCCGCTGCCCGGAGCGGACCGCCGAAACACCGTGCCGCACCGGTGACGCCGACCAGCCGCGCGCCGAGCGGACCGGGCGGTCGCGGGTGGTGAACACCAGGCCGTGGCCCTGCGGGATGAGCGTCGCCGTGCCGCGCGACTGCGCTCGCGGCCGCTGCTCGACCAGCAGGAACTCACCGCCGGTGTGGTCGGTGCCCGGATCGTTCAGGTTGATCACGACCTGCAGCGGGAACACCTTGC is a window from the Amycolatopsis sp. NBC_00355 genome containing:
- a CDS encoding LysE/ArgO family amino acid transporter, whose product is MLALLLAGFGTGLSLIVAIGSQNAFLLQQGLRGGVVAPLVVICAVSDLALIGLGVSGIGAVLGRWPTAIGVIAVGGGLFLLGYGAIAVRRAFRPAVLNVGDERTPLRKAVLACLGFTWLNPHVYLDTVLLLGSIAVAHGDGRWLFGLGACVASAVWFSALGFGARRLAGVFARPAAWRVLDVLIAVTMTGLGVSMVLSRV
- a CDS encoding methylated-DNA--[protein]-cysteine S-methyltransferase, giving the protein MKHAIIDSPIGELTLVGDDDGSVVTGLYFPHHWTHPDRTTFGERDDTAFPDAVRQLKEYFAGQRTKFDVPARAEGDEFQREVWAALDRIPYGETATYGDLAKAVGGLPHEVGAAVGRNPLSILVACHRVVGKNGKLTGYAGGLKRKQFLLELERPPAEDRGQLW